The following coding sequences are from one Quercus lobata isolate SW786 unplaced genomic scaffold, ValleyOak3.0 Primary Assembly Scq3eQI_2022, whole genome shotgun sequence window:
- the LOC115973045 gene encoding polygalacturonase inhibitor-like: MGSTSRPLLSLLCLALLFYSAISELCNPQDKKVLLKIKQAFNNPYILTSWSPNTDCCDWYCVTCDSTSHRINSLTIFAGNLSGQIPPEVGDLPFLTNLEFHKLSNVTGHIQPAIVKLTHLNFLRLSWLNLTGPIPDFVSKLKNLTFIDFAFNQLSGSIPPSLSELPKLGGLHLDRNKLSGPIPSSFGNFPQGLYLFLSHNQLTGSIPSSFAHMDFGYIDLSRNKLVGDASVVFGSNKTIQIVDLSRNLLKFNLSKVVFPKSLTSLDLNHNMIYGGLPVELTTLNLQYLNVSYNRLCGQIPVGGKLQSFDYSNYFHNRCLCGSPLPSCK; this comes from the coding sequence ATGGGCAGTACAAGTAGGcctctcctctctctcctctgCCTCGCCCTTCTCTTCTACTCTGCTATCTCCGAGCTCTGCAACCCACAAGACAAAAAAGTCTTACTCAAAATCAAACAAGCCTTCAACAACCCTTACATCCTTACCTCTTGGAGCCCAAACACCGATTGTTGTGACTGGTATTGTGTCACATGTGACTCCACGTCTCACCGCATCAACTCCCTCACCATCTTCGCAGGCAACCTCTCTGGCCAAATCCCACCTGAAGTTGGTGACCTTCCATTCCTCACAAACCTCGAATTCCACAAACTTTCCAATGTCACTGGTCATATCCAACCTGCCATTGTCAAGCTCACACACCTCAACTTCCTCAGACTCAGCTGGCTTAATCTCACTGGCCCAATTCCTGATTTCGTCAGCAAACTCAAAAACCTCACTTTCATTGACTTCGCattcaaccaactctctggctcAATCCCACCCTCACTTTCGGAGCTTCCAAAGCTCGGTGGACTTCACTTGGACCGTAACAAACTCAGCGGACCAATCCCCTCCTCTTTCGGTAATTTTCCTCAGGGACTATACCTGTTCCTCTCTCACAACCAACTAACCGGTTCAATCCCATCCTCGTTCGCCCACATGGACTTCGGTTATATTGATTTGTCGCGAAACAAACTCGTAGGCGATGCATCCGTGGTTTTCGGATCGAACAAGACCATACAGATCGTTGACTTGTCGAGGAACTTGTTGAAGTTTAATCTGTCAAAGGTGGTGTTCCCCAAGAGTTTGACTTCATTGGATCTTAACCACAACATGATCTATGGAGGTCTTCCTGTGGAGTTGACCACACTGAATTTGCAGTACTTAAATGTGAGTTATAATAGGCTTTGTGGTCAGATTCCAGTGGGTGGTAAATTGCAAAGTTTCGATTATTCGAATTATTTCCACAACCGGTGCTTGTGTGGCTCTCCACTTCCAAGCTGCAAGTGA